A stretch of Schistocerca cancellata isolate TAMUIC-IGC-003103 chromosome 3, iqSchCanc2.1, whole genome shotgun sequence DNA encodes these proteins:
- the LOC126176311 gene encoding craniofacial development protein 2-like: MVTKWGAININGGYSGKKVELADAASKTGLDVLAVSDIRVRGEKEEEVGEYKVYLSGVKVGIAQWGVGLFIRKEMEPSVAAIRYVNERLMWIDLTVSSKKIRIVSVYSHCEGTDQDKMDSFYDALSDVVVRIKDKYSVLLMGDFNARIGNRTEGYEKVMGKCGEDMEANRNGKQLLDFCASMGLVITNSFFKHKNIHRYTWEGRGTRSVIDYIITDQEFKKAVRDTRVFRGFFDDTDHYLICSEIGTISKTCDCGMETCDLQETAVKKFSLGVEESTADALQQERTAAKGFVRN, encoded by the exons atggtaaccaaatggggagctattaatatcaatgggggctactctgggaagaaggttgaGCTGGCAGATGCTGCAAGTAAGACGggattggacgttttagctgttagtgacattcgggtaaggggtgagaaagaagaggaagtgggagaatacaaggtctacctgtcaggagtcaaagtaggaatagcacaatggggtgtagggcttttcatcaggaaagaaatggaacccagtgtagctgcaataaggtatgtaaacgaacgactgatgtggatagatttgacagtgtctagcaagaaaattaggattgtgtcagtatattcgcattgtgaagggacagatcaagataagatggatagtttttatgacgcactcagtgatgtagttgttagaataaaggacaagtacagtgttctgctcatgggtgattttaatgccaggattggaaatcgaacagaaggatatgaaaaggttatgggtaaatgtggagaggatatggaggccaacaggaacgggaaacagctcttggatttctgtgccagtatgggcttagtaatcacaaactccttttttaaacataagaacattcaccgttatacttgggaaggtaggggaaccagatctgtcattgactatataataacagatcaggaattcaagaaggctgtgagggacacacgtgtattcaggggattctttgatgacactgatcactatttaatctgcagtgaaattg GCACGATAAGTAAAACCTGTGACTGTGGCATGGAAACATGTGACCTTCAAGAAACTGCTGTTAAGAAGTTTTCTCTTGGAGTAGAAGAAAGTACTGCCGATGCGCTGCAACAGGAACGTACAGCAGCAAAAGGGTTTGTTCGTAATTAG